A genomic region of Terriglobia bacterium contains the following coding sequences:
- the queC gene encoding 7-cyano-7-deazaguanine synthase QueC yields MRRAVVLLSGGLDSATTLAEAVRRGFEAHALTVRYGQRHEIEIESAAAVARSEGAASHRVTSVDLAFAGGSALTDPSIPVPKARAEEAIGAGVPSTYVPARNTVLLSLALAWAEVLGARDLFIGATAVDYSGYPDCRAAFLEAFETLASVATKAGSEGERFVVHAPLLRMGKGEIVRRALELHVDLSLTWSCYDPAPGRVPCGRCDACLLRAKGFREAGVPDPGLGARRR; encoded by the coding sequence ATGCGCCGTGCGGTCGTGCTCCTCTCGGGGGGGCTGGACTCCGCGACGACCCTCGCGGAGGCGGTCCGGCGGGGCTTCGAGGCTCACGCGCTGACCGTCCGGTACGGTCAGCGGCACGAGATCGAGATCGAGAGCGCGGCGGCGGTGGCGCGGTCCGAGGGGGCGGCGTCCCACCGGGTCACGTCGGTCGATCTGGCGTTCGCGGGTGGATCGGCCCTGACCGATCCCTCGATACCCGTCCCGAAGGCACGGGCGGAAGAGGCGATCGGCGCAGGCGTCCCGTCGACCTACGTCCCGGCGCGCAACACCGTGCTGCTATCGCTCGCGCTGGCCTGGGCCGAGGTGCTCGGGGCGAGGGATCTCTTCATCGGCGCGACCGCGGTGGACTACAGCGGCTATCCCGATTGCCGGGCCGCGTTCCTCGAAGCGTTCGAGACCCTGGCGAGCGTCGCCACCAAGGCGGGGAGCGAGGGCGAGCGCTTCGTCGTCCACGCGCCGCTCCTTCGGATGGGCAAGGGCGAGATCGTCCGCCGAGCCCTCGAGCTTCACGTCGACCTCTCTCTCACCTGGTCGTGCTACGACCCGGCCCCGGGGCGGGTGCCGTGCGGCCGGTGCGACGCGTGCCTCCTGAGAGCGAAGGGATTTCGCGAGGCGGGAGTTCCGGATCCGGGTCTGGGAGCGCGCCGGCGATGA
- a CDS encoding radical SAM protein, with product MSDVLRISEIFHSIQGESTHAGLPCVFVRLAGCNLRCRWCDSAYAFHGGRAMTVAEVVAEVERYGCPLVEVTGGEPLFQADALPLMAELLRRGRRVLLETGGSLPIEGVPDGVIRILDVKCPGSGEAESNRWENLESLRPVDEVKFVIAGREDYVWAAGQVRRRGLADRGTVLFSPAHGEIEPGELARWVLEDALPVRVQIQLHKVLWPGVERGV from the coding sequence ATGAGCGACGTGCTTCGCATCAGCGAGATCTTCCACTCGATCCAGGGGGAGTCGACGCACGCCGGGCTTCCCTGCGTCTTCGTCCGCCTCGCCGGCTGCAACCTGCGCTGCCGCTGGTGCGACAGCGCGTACGCCTTTCACGGTGGCCGCGCGATGACCGTGGCGGAAGTGGTGGCGGAGGTCGAGCGCTACGGTTGCCCTCTGGTCGAAGTGACGGGGGGGGAGCCGCTGTTCCAGGCCGACGCCTTGCCCCTGATGGCGGAGCTTCTCCGTCGTGGTCGGCGCGTCCTGCTCGAGACCGGAGGGAGCCTTCCCATCGAGGGGGTGCCCGATGGCGTGATCCGAATCCTCGACGTGAAGTGTCCCGGCAGCGGGGAGGCCGAATCGAACCGATGGGAGAACCTCGAGAGCCTGAGACCCGTGGACGAGGTCAAGTTCGTGATTGCCGGACGCGAAGACTATGTATGGGCGGCGGGACAGGTGCGCCGCCGAGGCCTCGCGGACCGCGGGACGGTCCTGTTCTCACCGGCTCACGGCGAGATCGAGCCCGGCGAACTCGCGCGGTGGGTCCTCGAGGATGCGCTTCCCGTCCGCGTGCAGATCCAGCTCCACAAGGTGCTCTGGCCGGGGGTGGAGCGAGGCGTGTGA